A window of Gossypium hirsutum isolate 1008001.06 chromosome D13, Gossypium_hirsutum_v2.1, whole genome shotgun sequence genomic DNA:
taaaaaaaccatgTGATAATAATTTGTATcacaaattataataataataataatatcctaTTTACGAACattattatcaaataaattatcaagAGTTAAGTACAATAACAAGGTAAATTGCACTCTTAAAAAATTTGTTTGAACCCTAAAGatgatattgttaaaaaaaattatcataaaataacatgaaaaatattttaatttagctaaaagaatcatttgaataaaaatttaaaaagttggtAGAATTAGTGTCATCACATAACTTGTCaaaacaaattataataataaacaaaaaaaaaccttttaaaatgaaaacttggAGGGTACAATCATGATTTATTTATCTACCATAAAAGAGTTTTTATTATGTGTCACATGTTGGATCAGTGAAAGCTTAATTTGTGAGGGCACCTTCAACAAAGGAGAAAATTCCAAAGCCGAAAGGAAGAGGTAGCAGTGCAATGATAAGGTATCACATGCACTAACTTTAACACAAATTCATCACCATTCaatacaaaagaaagaaaaagggcattaccacaatattatatatatataaatcaaacaggGAAGCACTACTAGTGTTTGCTTCTCAGTGGCAAAAGCTAgggttgaatttttaaattggaaGTATATAACTTTCATATCATGGCGTTAAAATGTCAACATATTATCACCTTCTTCAACTTGCCAtccatttttttttatgttatgagTACTCGAATTCGAATATGAGTATTAAGATATCAGAgttgaattatatttatattaaaaattataggataaactgaatttttttatttttttattttttttagaccCAAAAAgaattctattcaaatttcaatattataattaTGAGTTTTACACAAATTTTCAAGATCCTTTTGTAGTTTCTAGAGAAAGGTCCTTCAAACTTCCACTTTGGATAATGAAGGGACAAGTTTAAAGTTGAACATTTGCCCCCTTAAACTTATTTCTTTATAAACTTTATCTCCAAGCAATTTCTCAAATATTGGGAAACTTCAGCTCTCAATGACTTTGTAACTATATCCACAACTTGATTGCTACAATTCATATAGAgtagttttaagtttttttataagTCTTAGCTTGATTGGCATTATAGGAGGAagtgggttcgagtgcgctgaagtgcattattctcctatttaagagattttataaaaaagaattaaaaaaaatctttgactatgtaaacttgtgaaatgaAATTGGGATATATTGTTCATTATGGCTAGGAATTAACAAGCCCATaaagtttatttatttgatttggtATGAAATAAAGAGAGCACAAATCTAACTCATCTTAGGAACTTATTTTCAGTGCAAATACATTGCAGGTTGAATTTGTAGTGAATTACTTTATCGGTGATAAGATATTGCAGATGTAATAACGgtttttaaattgtatttttattatctttttaataCGATAACTGTTCAATATGTTTTGATTGTTAAAGGAAAAGATCCTTCAAACTTCCACTTTGGATAACGAAGGATATGTTTAATTTTCATgcatttgaaaaattatttaagaattatatttttatatttatatatacatatactgaTAAGATTTTACGAAACCAATGACCAAGTCTCCTGTCATCAGTGTTGTAAGAATTGTGATGGTGATTGAATGGATCATATTATTCATTTTAGATTCAATtatgataatataaatttttttaaagaatttcgtagaattcataaaaaaatagaaatataataacaaaattaacttaAAGTTTTTCTAATAGGTTTGATAAATTCTTTATCAgtttgactgatttttttaatCCACTCATCCCTTTTCTATTTATATGGTATCGGTTAGATTATTAAACATATCAATTTGCTTGCCATCATAGAATGGGGTGTGTTGTGGAAATTTACATAAAAGAGTGAGAAAGAAAAACTTATTAATTTTATCTAGAACATTTGCAATATGGTCAATTGTGTTGTGGCAGCATGCTGAGTTCATAGTAAGATACATAGAGCTTACGTCTGTCAAATTGAAAATTCAAGTGATATTTCTATTGTTACCTTCTAGCTTTATGCTAGATTgtaatatttgtattttattaataaaattttgggttattagaaaaaatgaaaattcaagTAATTCACTACAACTTGtcaatttgcatatatatatatatatcaaaggaAGGATAGTGTTTCAAGCTACTTTCAACGAGCTGATGATAATGCTAAATGGATGGTGAAATGAAAATTATgcagaatatatatttatgaaattaatttgaaGGATTTGACAAGACAAAATAAGAAAGaatgtgaagaaaaaaaaaactaaaatgggTGTCCAGGAAATAAAGATTACCCAAGAAATTAACCATCTAGTTATTTTCATGTAGATTCAACAATTATACGTAAAAGGATCCATCAAAATGATCAGACCCAGAAATATATATGAAGCAATATTTCATAGCTGACCATCCTTTTCTTTTGACGGAAACCTGGTAAATTAATGCTCCAAGTTAAAAGTTAACCTAAAATTTGAAGTTACAAAAGCTAAAAAACAATATAACCCTCAGCATGGTGTGGTCCCACATTTGGCCATAAATAAGGACTCCAGTGGAGGTACTGAGATTGTCATTCTCTAGCTAGCTCTCTGAAGAGTTTAAAATTGAGTGTTTCTATAGCTTCCTCATAGTGTCGACATGGTTTGGGAGAAAGATCCTTTGGTGCAAAAAGTGTGCGAGTTGTATGATCAAATCTCGAGCCTCGAGAGTCTCAAACCTTCCAAGGATGTCAACATGCTCTTCACACAACTTGTCCTCACATGCATGCCACCAAGCCCTATTGATGTTACCAAGCTCTGCAAAAGAATTCAAGAAATCAGGTTTAAGTTGATTCGACTATGTGGGGAAGCTGAGGGTCTCCTTGAGAGCCATTTCTCAACCATCTTAGGATCCTATGAAAACCCTCTTCACCATCTCAACATTTTCCCTTACTATTCTAACTATCTTAAGCTTAGCCTACTTGAATTCGATATTCTTAAAAAACACTGCTCAGATTATGTCCCTATTAAAGTTGCCTTTGTGGGTTCTGGTCCTCTTCCTCTCACTTCAATTGTCTTGGCTTCTTTCCATCTCACTACCACCTCTTTCCATAACTATGATATTGACCCTTCAGCCAATTCCAAGGCTCTTCAATTAGTTTCATCCGACCCTGATTTATCTGAAAGAATGTTCTTTCACACCACGGACATAATGGATGTTACATATGCTTTGAAAGACTATGATGTTGTTTTCTTGGCGGCTCTTGTAGGGATGGACAAGGATGCTAAAGTTCGAGTCATTGATCATTTGGCTAAGTATATGGCCCCCGGGGCAGTTTTAATGCTGAGGAGTGCTCATGGTGCTAGGGCTTTCCTTTATCCAGTTGTTGATCCTTGTGATCTAACAGGATTTGAGGTCCTCTCCGTATTCCATCCTACTGATGAAGTTATTAATTCAGTGGTCATTGCTCGTAAAGTTCCAACTACAAAACACACCGTTGAGAACCCTAAACTTCCCAACAAGTGCTCGGACATTGATATGTTCAGTCCCCTACTCAACCATGTGAACCTGATCGAGGAACTTGATATCGAGGATCAACTCTCCTGATCGAATTGCCCCTTTTTAACTCTCATCGTTACGTGTTCTTCTATTAGGCCAATTGGATCCTTAcatttttcatttgattttcggCAATGTTTTTGCTCATCTACAAATTATATATCTACTATGGATTCTCTGTCTTTTCATATTGAGTATTAATAAATTAGAAGATCCAATTCAGCCCCATCAGGTTCAAAAATTGTTGTCAAGGTGATTGGTACTTCATTGATTGAATTTTTTCTGCTTTGCCTgccatgatatatatatgagatatgtaccTATGAGCATGCAAGCAAGTAACTTGTTGTTCACCATCATCCTATGGTCTTACtatatcattgattcctttagCTGAAAGGATTTACAATATTGTGATTGAAAAGATTGTAACAAGATCTACTTTACTCatatcacacacacacacacatacatacattCGTGCCCTTATCTTCCTCTTCTGTTtacagtttttgtttttttaaaacttatctACTTTGATAGTGCAGTTAGAGGAGAAAAAAATCAGTTTGAGAAGACATTATTGTTATTGGATGCTGCAGTCATTGAGCAATTATAGATCATTGGTTGTGCAGGTAGCTAAGTATCTTTTATCTATTTATGGCAACTGTCAGCCTGTCGGAAAAACCCTAATTCCAAACTCAATTTTGTCTTTCAGTCTTTGTTTActtcaaatatatgtatatggttGATCCCATTTCTTCCATGCCACAAACTTGATATTGGTGAGATATATAATTTCTTAAATGAAAATCAAAGTGAAAGGGGGTGCCTCTATGTTGAGCTTTGGTATGATGAAATGTTCATATGGTATTTTTAAGTACCCAAGGGCTTTAGAAGGATCTTTAAGCCAATTAACAACACACTGGCAGTCACTTTCAACAACCAAGTTGAATGAATCTTTCCAGCTTGAAGTAGAGATTGTTTTGGATTGTAGGGTTCTAGTCTTATCGAAAGTTTTTAATTAGGTGTAAAAGTCTACTAGAAGGAACTGGACTATGAGTTATAAAGGATGACTTAGAATTTTTTGGACGTGGTTGTTGTGCAGCAAAGgtgaaagaaaatatattgatgaaattgaagaaagagGTGATTGTAGAGACCTTGAGGATTAATGGTAAGTGGGGGTCTAGAATCTGTTCAATATCCATTTTGACCGTCGGATTTGCCTAAATTTTGGCTCTGATTGTTTGTTTGGTATTGGCTACTTAATTTGCCATGTCTTTGGGAGTGCTAATTTAGTTGCAGATTCTCTTGTGATATTAGGGGTGAACAGGAGCTATATGTTGTATGTTTTATGGgggttttagaattttttttctaaaatatttatattatttttagtttaatatttattaatttcacatatcttttcaatttgttaaaattttatatagggaaaatttaaattatgaataaactgcactattagtcactaaattatgagTAAGtatttgttttggtcacttaactaaaaaaattacaattttgtcactgaactatttgaaagtttttatttaagttattggactatttaaaagtttttatttaagtcactaggttgttatgttttttttttaaaaaaaaaaagttctgcCAGTGAGCTCCAAGCGACAATTTGACAATTGGTACCCATCaataagtagaagaacataccttagatctaaATAGATCTGACGATCAGTGtcaaagattagagaaaaaaGTTGTTAGAATTTTGGTTCATAGATTCATGACATTCAAAACTAAACTATAGAAGAGAATAAGAAAAAGAACTTGCAATTAGTGCAAGCAATGTGAACAGAAATAGTCATATAGCATCGATTTTAATagcccagtgacttaaataaaaacttttgaatagtttaatgaccaacttataacttttttaaatgaccaaaacaaaaacttacccataGTATAGTGACTAAcgatgtagtttacccttaaattattttaatgtttgcaGCATAATATTATATGAGTTTAATATAAAATTTGCCACATGAACTTCTCCATTTGTATCTGAccgaaatctttttttttaacttagttGGTACCTAAACTTATATTCCGTTGCCTAGGTTGATACCATTGCACTAACATGGTTAGTTTGTGCTAATGTGGCGCTAATAGTTAATCTGGCTGTGACACCTGACAACCTCTCAATATGCCACATGGCAaacataaataatgaaataaaaatatttaaaatatataaattaataaaaaaagtaatttttttcacATCAAGAATAAACCTAGACAGATTGCTGTCTAGATTCAAATGCATTTGAACAACTATTTGTCTAGACTcatttgatatataattttagtaattttatgtattaaaaatatacaaactTGCTAACAATACATTTGGAATGAATTTAGACAAACGGGTGTCTAGATCCAGATGTATTTGGACAAATATTAGTCTAGGTTCAAACTTGATGTTGAAAAAAagtgtacttttttttattaatttacacattttaaaattttttatttatgttttgccATGTAGCATTACC
This region includes:
- the LOC107888338 gene encoding nicotianamine synthase, whose translation is MVWEKDPLVQKVCELYDQISSLESLKPSKDVNMLFTQLVLTCMPPSPIDVTKLCKRIQEIRFKLIRLCGEAEGLLESHFSTILGSYENPLHHLNIFPYYSNYLKLSLLEFDILKKHCSDYVPIKVAFVGSGPLPLTSIVLASFHLTTTSFHNYDIDPSANSKALQLVSSDPDLSERMFFHTTDIMDVTYALKDYDVVFLAALVGMDKDAKVRVIDHLAKYMAPGAVLMLRSAHGARAFLYPVVDPCDLTGFEVLSVFHPTDEVINSVVIARKVPTTKHTVENPKLPNKCSDIDMFSPLLNHVNLIEELDIEDQLS